One window from the genome of Paraconexibacter algicola encodes:
- a CDS encoding SDR family oxidoreductase: protein MAKQPRVLTGKVAAITGGARGIGKETARSFVREGMKVAIGDLDLELAKKTALELGPNVVAFPLNVTERPSFKQFLDDAEEALGPIDVLVNNAGIMQLGSFLEEDDATTQRQIDINVNGVLWGMKEILPRFLQRGTGHLVNVASTAGKGGFPGGATYCGTKHFVVGVSEAVRAEVKDTPIEVSCVMPVVVKTELASGLQPTRGVKHIEPQDVAEEIVRALHFPKFDVFVPRQVQAITTVMNVLPRRGREAIATALKADKVLAQRDDATRRAYELRASNSEPGLEPGAETKQLTEST, encoded by the coding sequence ATGGCCAAGCAGCCCCGCGTCCTCACCGGCAAGGTCGCCGCGATCACCGGCGGTGCCCGCGGCATCGGCAAGGAGACCGCGCGCTCGTTCGTCCGCGAGGGCATGAAGGTCGCGATCGGCGACCTCGACCTCGAGCTCGCGAAGAAGACCGCCCTGGAGCTCGGCCCGAACGTCGTTGCGTTCCCGCTGAACGTCACCGAGCGCCCGTCCTTCAAGCAGTTCCTCGACGACGCCGAGGAGGCCCTCGGCCCGATCGACGTGCTCGTCAACAACGCCGGCATCATGCAGCTCGGCTCCTTCCTCGAGGAAGACGACGCCACCACCCAGCGCCAGATCGACATCAACGTCAACGGCGTCCTCTGGGGGATGAAGGAGATCCTGCCGCGCTTCCTGCAGCGCGGCACCGGCCACCTCGTCAACGTCGCGTCGACCGCGGGCAAGGGCGGCTTCCCCGGCGGCGCCACCTACTGCGGCACCAAGCACTTCGTCGTCGGCGTCAGCGAGGCGGTCCGTGCCGAGGTCAAGGACACGCCGATCGAGGTGTCGTGCGTGATGCCGGTCGTCGTGAAGACCGAGCTCGCCTCCGGCCTGCAGCCCACCCGCGGCGTCAAGCACATCGAGCCGCAGGACGTGGCCGAGGAGATCGTCCGCGCGCTGCACTTCCCGAAGTTCGACGTCTTCGTCCCGCGCCAGGTGCAGGCGATCACCACCGTCATGAACGTCCTGCCGCGCCGCGGCCGCGAGGCGATCGCCACCGCCCTGAAGGCCGACAAGGTCCTCGCCCAGCGCGACGACGCGACCCGCCGCGCGTACGAGCTGCGCGCCTCGAACTCCGAGCCCGGCCTCGAGCCCGGCGCGGAGACGAAGCAGCTCACCGAGTCGACCTGA